The Achromobacter deleyi genome has a window encoding:
- a CDS encoding amino acid aminotransferase, with protein sequence MSTLFDSVELAPRDPILGLNEQYNADTRPGKVNLGVGVYYDDQGRIPLLSAVRKAEAARIEAAAARGYLPIEGIAGYNTGAQALLLGKDSALAAAGRVLTTQALGGTGALKIGADFLRQLLPASKVLISDPSWENHRALFERAGFEVGTYSYYDAATRGLNFDAMLADLKAAPAKTVVVLHACCHNPTGVDPTADQWKQIAAVVKENNLVPFLDIAYQGFGDSLTEDASVVRMFADLDMTMFISSSFSKSFSLYGERVGALTVVAGSKDEATRVLSQLKRVIRTNYSNPPTHGGTVVSTVLNTPELFALWEEELAGMRDRIRLMRKQLVEKIKEHGAKQDFSFVLNQRGMFSYSGLSAAQVDRLREEHGVYAVSSGRICVAALNSGNIDKVAAGIAAVL encoded by the coding sequence ATGAGCACCCTTTTCGATTCCGTCGAACTCGCGCCGCGCGACCCCATCCTTGGTCTGAACGAACAATACAACGCGGACACGCGCCCCGGTAAAGTGAACCTGGGCGTGGGCGTGTATTACGATGATCAGGGACGGATCCCCCTGCTGAGCGCGGTACGCAAAGCCGAAGCCGCCCGCATCGAGGCCGCCGCAGCCCGCGGCTACCTGCCGATCGAAGGCATTGCCGGCTACAACACCGGCGCGCAAGCCCTGCTCCTGGGCAAGGATTCCGCATTGGCCGCCGCCGGCCGCGTGCTGACCACGCAAGCCCTGGGCGGCACCGGCGCGCTGAAGATCGGCGCCGACTTCCTGCGCCAGCTCCTGCCGGCCTCCAAGGTCCTCATCAGCGACCCCAGCTGGGAAAACCATCGCGCACTGTTCGAGCGCGCCGGCTTCGAAGTCGGTACGTATTCGTACTACGACGCCGCCACCCGCGGCCTGAACTTCGATGCCATGCTGGCCGACCTGAAGGCCGCGCCGGCCAAGACCGTCGTCGTGCTGCACGCCTGCTGCCACAACCCCACCGGCGTGGATCCCACCGCCGACCAGTGGAAGCAGATCGCCGCCGTCGTGAAGGAAAACAATCTGGTCCCGTTCCTGGACATCGCCTACCAAGGGTTCGGCGACAGCCTGACCGAAGATGCCTCGGTCGTGCGCATGTTCGCCGACCTGGACATGACGATGTTCATCAGCTCCTCGTTCTCGAAGTCGTTCTCGCTGTACGGCGAGCGCGTCGGCGCGCTGACGGTCGTTGCCGGCAGCAAGGACGAAGCCACGCGCGTGCTGAGCCAGCTCAAGCGCGTGATCCGCACCAATTACTCCAACCCGCCCACCCACGGCGGCACGGTGGTTTCGACCGTCCTGAACACGCCTGAACTCTTCGCCCTCTGGGAAGAAGAACTCGCCGGCATGCGCGACCGCATCCGCCTGATGCGCAAGCAACTGGTCGAGAAGATCAAGGAACACGGCGCCAAGCAGGACTTCAGCTTCGTGCTGAACCAGCGCGGCATGTTCTCGTACTCGGGCCTGAGCGCCGCGCAAGTGGATCGCCTGCGCGAAGAACACGGCGTCTACGCCGTTTCCAGCGGCCGCATCTGCGTCGCCGCGCTGAACAGCGGCAACATCGACAAGGTGGCAGCCGGCATCGCGGCAGTGCTGTAA
- the uvrB gene encoding excinuclease ABC subunit UvrB gives MPKSAIDPSAVVPAAGPGFVDFPDSPFHLYQPYPPAGDQPTAIEGLTQGVEDGLMFQTLLGVTGSGKTYTMANVIARMGRPALVLAPNKTLAAQLYAEMREFFPKNAVEYFVSYYDYYQPEAYVPTRDLFIEKDSSINEHIEQMRLSATKSLLERRDTIIVGTVSCIYGIGNPGDYHAMVLILRTGDQIARREILARLVAMQYTRNDAEFTRGVFRVRGETIDIFPAESAELALRLTLFDDEIESLELFDPLTGRIRQKLPRFTVYPGSHYVTPRDTVLRAIETIKEELRERVKRFVDDGHLVEAQRLEQRTRFDLEMLQELGFCKGIENYSRHLSGAAPGDPPPTLIDYLPSDALMFIDESHVTIGQLSGMYRGDRSRKETLVQYGFRLPSALDNRPLKLEEFETRMRQCVFVSATPAAYEKEHTDNVVEQVVRPTGLVDPLVEVLPARTQVDDLLGQIKARVSQSERVLVTTLTKRMAEDLTDFLAEHGVKVRYLHSDIDTVERVEILRDLRLGMFDVLVGINLLREGLDIPEVSLVAILDADKEGFLRSERSLIQTIGRAARNLNGHAILYADRITDSMQRAMEETSRRRAKQLQFNLDNGITARGVHKAVRELIDGIVAPAQHDALEAAVPAEFLKDEKALSREIKRLEKLMMDHARNLEFEQAAAARDALTALKQRVLLDGAV, from the coding sequence ATGCCTAAGAGCGCAATAGACCCGAGTGCGGTGGTGCCCGCCGCAGGTCCGGGATTCGTCGATTTTCCTGACAGCCCGTTTCATCTCTATCAACCCTATCCGCCCGCGGGGGACCAGCCCACGGCCATCGAGGGGCTGACGCAGGGCGTCGAAGACGGCCTGATGTTCCAGACGCTGCTGGGCGTGACGGGGTCGGGCAAAACCTACACCATGGCCAACGTCATTGCGCGCATGGGCCGCCCCGCCTTGGTGCTGGCCCCGAACAAGACGCTGGCTGCGCAGCTGTACGCCGAGATGCGGGAGTTCTTCCCGAAGAACGCGGTGGAGTACTTCGTCTCCTACTACGACTACTACCAGCCGGAGGCCTACGTGCCGACGCGCGACCTGTTCATCGAGAAGGATTCGTCCATCAATGAGCATATCGAGCAGATGCGGCTGTCGGCCACCAAGAGCCTGCTCGAACGCCGCGACACGATCATCGTGGGTACGGTGTCCTGCATCTACGGTATCGGCAATCCGGGCGACTACCATGCGATGGTCCTGATCCTGCGAACCGGGGACCAGATCGCCCGGCGCGAGATCCTGGCGCGCCTAGTCGCCATGCAATACACCCGCAACGATGCCGAGTTCACGCGCGGCGTTTTCCGCGTGCGCGGCGAGACCATCGATATCTTCCCGGCGGAAAGCGCCGAGCTGGCATTGCGCCTGACGCTGTTCGACGACGAGATCGAAAGCCTGGAGCTGTTCGATCCGTTGACGGGGCGCATCCGCCAGAAGCTGCCGCGCTTCACGGTCTATCCCGGTTCGCACTATGTGACGCCGCGCGATACGGTGCTGCGCGCGATCGAGACCATCAAGGAAGAGCTGCGTGAACGCGTCAAGCGTTTTGTCGACGACGGCCATCTGGTCGAGGCCCAGCGCCTGGAGCAGCGCACCCGATTCGATCTGGAAATGCTGCAGGAACTGGGGTTCTGCAAAGGCATCGAAAACTATTCCCGCCATCTGTCCGGCGCCGCGCCCGGGGATCCTCCGCCGACGCTGATCGACTACCTGCCGTCCGATGCGCTGATGTTCATCGACGAAAGCCACGTCACCATCGGGCAATTGAGCGGCATGTACCGGGGCGACCGGTCCCGCAAGGAGACCCTGGTGCAGTACGGTTTTCGCCTGCCGTCCGCGCTGGACAACCGGCCCTTGAAGCTCGAAGAGTTCGAGACACGGATGCGCCAGTGCGTCTTCGTGTCGGCCACGCCCGCGGCCTATGAGAAAGAGCACACCGACAATGTGGTGGAGCAGGTCGTGCGGCCCACGGGGCTGGTGGATCCGCTAGTCGAAGTGCTGCCCGCGCGCACTCAGGTGGACGACCTGCTGGGCCAGATCAAGGCGCGCGTATCGCAGAGCGAGCGCGTGCTGGTCACCACCCTGACCAAGCGCATGGCCGAGGACCTGACCGACTTCCTGGCCGAGCACGGGGTGAAGGTGCGCTATCTGCATTCCGACATCGACACCGTCGAGCGGGTGGAGATTCTTCGCGACCTGCGCCTGGGCATGTTCGACGTGCTGGTGGGGATCAACCTGTTGCGCGAAGGCCTGGACATCCCCGAGGTGTCGCTGGTGGCGATCCTGGACGCGGACAAAGAGGGCTTCCTGCGGTCGGAGCGCAGCCTGATCCAGACCATCGGACGCGCGGCGCGCAACCTGAATGGCCATGCCATTCTCTATGCGGACCGCATCACGGATTCGATGCAGCGCGCCATGGAAGAGACCAGCCGCCGCCGCGCCAAGCAACTGCAGTTCAATCTCGACAATGGGATTACGGCGCGCGGCGTGCACAAGGCGGTGCGGGAACTGATCGACGGCATCGTGGCGCCTGCCCAGCACGACGCCCTGGAAGCTGCGGTTCCAGCCGAATTCCTGAAGGACGAGAAAGCCCTGTCCCGCGAAATCAAGCGGCTGGAAAAGCTGATGATGGACCACGCGAGGAACCTCGAGTTCGAGCAGGCTGCCGCGGCCCGGGACGCGCTGACGGCCTTGAAGCAGAGGGTGCTGCTGGACGGCGCGGTATAG
- a CDS encoding low molecular weight protein-tyrosine-phosphatase yields the protein MMTKVLFVCMGNICRSPSAEGVFRHLVNDAGLGDVVRIDSAGTHAFHIGEAPDARAQAAARKRGYEITHCEARQVTAEDFRDFDLILAMDWDNLSAMQQQCPKAYQHKLMLLMRFANEFEEATVPDPYYGGADGFGKVLDYLEDACQGVLELVRKRATQYQAA from the coding sequence ATGATGACCAAGGTACTTTTCGTTTGCATGGGCAATATCTGTCGCTCGCCGAGCGCAGAGGGCGTGTTTCGCCATTTGGTGAACGACGCGGGTTTGGGCGATGTCGTTCGCATCGACTCCGCGGGCACGCACGCGTTTCATATCGGCGAGGCGCCTGATGCCCGGGCGCAGGCTGCGGCGCGTAAACGCGGCTACGAGATCACTCACTGCGAGGCGCGTCAGGTCACCGCGGAAGATTTCCGCGACTTTGATCTTATCCTCGCCATGGACTGGGACAATCTGTCCGCCATGCAGCAGCAATGCCCCAAGGCCTATCAGCACAAGCTGATGCTGCTGATGCGCTTTGCCAATGAGTTCGAGGAGGCCACCGTGCCCGATCCGTACTATGGCGGCGCCGATGGTTTCGGCAAGGTCCTGGACTACCTGGAGGACGCCTGTCAGGGTGTTCTTGAACTGGTCCGTAAGCGCGCGACCCAGTACCAGGCGGCTTGA
- the iscR gene encoding Fe-S cluster assembly transcriptional regulator IscR, with product MRLTTKGRFAVTAMIDLAMRQHSGPVTLAAISQRQNISLSYLEQLFGKLRRHELVDSVRGPGGGYSLARLARNVTVADIIFAVDEPLDATSCGGKRDCTSGNDGKPGKCMTHELWATLNRKMVDYLDSVSLQDLVDQQRVRQLQEANNQAQACAVRVNRVGGANAANAPTTTVAANATV from the coding sequence ATGCGGCTAACTACCAAAGGGCGTTTCGCCGTGACTGCCATGATCGATCTGGCTATGCGGCAGCATAGCGGCCCGGTCACTCTTGCGGCCATCAGCCAGCGTCAGAACATCTCGCTTTCCTATCTGGAACAGCTATTCGGGAAACTGCGTCGCCACGAACTCGTGGACAGCGTGCGTGGCCCGGGCGGCGGTTATTCTCTTGCCCGCCTGGCGCGCAACGTGACCGTCGCCGACATCATCTTCGCGGTCGACGAACCGCTGGACGCCACCAGCTGTGGCGGCAAGCGGGACTGTACGAGCGGCAACGATGGCAAGCCAGGCAAGTGCATGACGCACGAACTCTGGGCCACGTTGAATCGCAAGATGGTCGATTACCTGGATTCGGTGTCCCTGCAAGATCTGGTTGATCAGCAGCGCGTGCGCCAATTGCAGGAAGCCAACAATCAAGCGCAGGCCTGCGCGGTGCGTGTGAACAGGGTGGGAGGCGCCAACGCCGCCAACGCCCCGACCACGACCGTCGCTGCCAATGCCACCGTATAA
- a CDS encoding IscS subfamily cysteine desulfurase: MTTRPIYLDYSATTPVDPRVVDKMVPWLYENFGNPASRSHAFGWESEEAVERAREEVAKLVNADPREIVWTSGATESNNLAIKGAANFYAERGKHIITVKTEHKAVLDTCRELERQGFEVTYLNVKDNGLIDLDVFKAALRPDTVLVSVMMVNNEIGVIQDVETLGEICREKGIIFHVDAAQATGKVEIDLQKLKVDLMSFSAHKTYGPKGIGALYVRRKPRIRIEAQMHGGGHERGFRSGTLATHQIVGMGEAFRLAREEMGTENERIRMLRDRLWNGLSQIEEVYLNGDMDQRVPHNLNVSFNYVEGESLIMAIKELAVSSGSACTSASLEPSYVLRALGRNDELAHSSIRFTLGRFTTEQEVDFAVELIKSRVGKLRDMSPLWEMAKEGIDLNTVQWAAH; this comes from the coding sequence ATGACCACCCGCCCAATCTATCTGGACTATTCGGCCACGACACCGGTTGACCCCCGCGTCGTGGACAAGATGGTGCCGTGGCTGTACGAGAACTTCGGCAACCCGGCTTCGCGCAGCCATGCGTTCGGCTGGGAATCGGAAGAGGCCGTCGAGCGCGCCCGTGAAGAAGTCGCCAAGCTGGTCAATGCCGACCCGCGCGAAATCGTCTGGACCTCCGGCGCCACCGAATCCAACAACCTGGCCATCAAGGGCGCCGCGAATTTCTACGCGGAGCGCGGCAAGCACATCATCACCGTCAAGACCGAGCACAAGGCCGTCCTCGACACCTGTCGCGAGCTGGAGCGCCAGGGCTTCGAAGTCACCTACCTGAACGTGAAGGACAACGGCCTGATCGATCTGGACGTCTTCAAGGCCGCGCTGCGTCCCGATACCGTGCTGGTGTCGGTGATGATGGTGAACAACGAGATTGGCGTGATCCAGGACGTGGAAACGCTGGGCGAGATCTGCCGCGAAAAGGGCATCATCTTCCATGTGGACGCCGCGCAGGCGACCGGCAAGGTGGAAATCGACCTGCAAAAGCTCAAGGTCGACCTGATGTCGTTCTCGGCCCACAAGACCTACGGCCCCAAGGGCATCGGCGCGCTGTATGTGCGCCGCAAGCCGCGCATCCGCATCGAAGCGCAAATGCACGGCGGCGGCCACGAGCGCGGTTTCCGCTCGGGCACGCTGGCCACGCACCAGATCGTCGGCATGGGCGAGGCTTTCCGCCTGGCGCGCGAAGAAATGGGCACCGAGAACGAGCGCATCCGCATGCTGCGGGACCGTCTCTGGAATGGCCTGTCGCAGATCGAAGAGGTTTACCTGAACGGCGACATGGACCAGCGCGTGCCGCACAACCTGAACGTCAGCTTCAATTATGTCGAAGGCGAATCCCTGATCATGGCGATCAAGGAATTGGCCGTCTCCAGCGGTTCGGCCTGCACCTCGGCCAGCCTGGAGCCGTCCTATGTGCTGCGCGCCCTGGGCCGCAACGACGAATTGGCGCACAGCTCGATCCGTTTCACGCTGGGCCGCTTCACGACCGAGCAGGAAGTGGATTTTGCGGTTGAGCTGATCAAGAGCCGGGTTGGCAAGCTGCGCGATATGTCGCCGCTGTGGGAAATGGCCAAGGAAGGCATCGACTTGAACACCGTGCAGTGGGCTGCGCACTGA
- the iscU gene encoding Fe-S cluster assembly scaffold IscU, whose amino-acid sequence MSYSTKVLDHYENPRNVGSFDKSDESVGTGMVGAPACGDVMKLQIKVNEAGVIEDARFKTYGCGSAIASSSLVTEWVKGKTLDQAMNIRNTQIAEELALPPVKVHCSILAEDAIKAAVQNYKEKHSVPAEAVAG is encoded by the coding sequence ATGTCTTACAGCACCAAAGTTCTGGATCACTACGAAAACCCGCGCAACGTCGGTTCGTTCGACAAGTCGGACGAGTCGGTGGGCACCGGCATGGTCGGCGCCCCGGCCTGTGGCGACGTCATGAAGCTGCAGATCAAGGTCAACGAAGCCGGCGTGATCGAAGATGCGCGCTTCAAGACCTATGGCTGTGGTTCGGCCATTGCTTCCAGCTCGCTCGTGACCGAATGGGTCAAGGGCAAGACGCTGGATCAGGCCATGAACATCCGCAACACGCAGATCGCCGAAGAGCTGGCCCTGCCGCCCGTGAAGGTCCACTGTTCCATCCTGGCTGAAGACGCAATCAAGGCCGCGGTGCAGAACTACAAAGAAAAGCACTCGGTTCCGGCCGAAGCTGTGGCGGGCTGA
- the iscA gene encoding iron-sulfur cluster assembly protein IscA translates to MSVTLTQQAATHIGRYLQKRGKGIGLRLGVRTTGCSGMAYKLEYVDEVASEDIVFESFGVKVFIDPKSLSYLDGTELDYAREGLNEGFKFRNPNEKATCGCGESFTV, encoded by the coding sequence ATGTCCGTTACCCTGACCCAACAGGCTGCCACCCACATCGGCCGCTACTTGCAGAAGCGCGGAAAGGGTATCGGCTTGCGGCTCGGCGTTAGGACGACGGGCTGCTCCGGCATGGCCTACAAGTTGGAGTATGTCGACGAGGTTGCGTCGGAAGACATCGTGTTCGAGAGCTTCGGCGTGAAGGTCTTCATCGATCCGAAGAGCCTCTCGTACCTGGACGGCACGGAGCTGGACTACGCCCGCGAGGGCCTGAACGAAGGCTTCAAGTTCCGCAACCCCAACGAAAAGGCGACCTGCGGCTGCGGCGAGTCGTTCACGGTGTAA
- the hscB gene encoding Fe-S protein assembly co-chaperone HscB → MAGDDHFSLFGLPARFDLDAGALESAWRTVAAQVHPDRFATASPAERRVAMQWAARANEAYRQLRDPLLRARYLCEQAGVDLQTESNTSMDTAFLMQQMTWREMLDDARDDGGALTALQAELDDARAEMRATLTRLLDDEQDYATAGLKVREWMFVEKLAQELAHVQPAG, encoded by the coding sequence TTGGCTGGAGACGATCACTTCAGCCTGTTTGGCTTGCCGGCGCGCTTCGACCTGGACGCCGGGGCACTGGAAAGCGCTTGGCGCACCGTTGCCGCGCAGGTGCACCCCGACCGTTTTGCCACGGCAAGCCCCGCGGAACGCCGCGTGGCGATGCAATGGGCGGCGCGCGCCAACGAGGCTTACCGCCAATTGAGGGATCCGCTGCTGCGTGCGCGCTACCTGTGCGAACAGGCCGGCGTGGATTTGCAGACCGAAAGCAATACCTCGATGGACACGGCTTTCCTGATGCAGCAGATGACCTGGCGCGAGATGCTGGACGATGCGCGCGACGACGGCGGCGCCTTGACCGCTCTGCAAGCGGAGTTGGACGATGCGCGCGCCGAGATGCGCGCCACGCTGACCCGCCTGCTGGACGACGAGCAAGACTACGCGACGGCCGGGCTCAAGGTGCGGGAATGGATGTTCGTGGAAAAGCTGGCGCAAGAGCTGGCGCACGTCCAACCCGCTGGATAG
- the hscA gene encoding Fe-S protein assembly chaperone HscA: protein MALLQISEPGESPAPHQRKLAVGIDLGTTNSLVAAVRSSVAEVLPDAQGHALLPSAVRYFPGGKVTTGREPLAQQAEDPLNTVVSVKRFMGRSLEEARATRAPYEFVDAPGMVRIRTAQGDLSPVEVSAQILAVLRQRAEDVLGDDLVGAVITVPAYFDDAQRQATRDAARLAGLNVLRLLNEPTAAAIAYGLDHASEGVYAVYDLGGGTFDISILRLTQGVFEVISTGGDTALGGDDFDALIVDHAVAGLAAGDFSPADRRSLLMAARAAREALSDADSASLKLALSDGREVDLVLTRAEFETLAQPLIERTLDCARRALRDASLKPADVRGVVMVGGATRMPVVRAAVGKLFGTQPLTDLDPDQVVALGAALQANLLAGNRAPGEDWLLLDVIPLSLGLETMGGLVERIIPRNSTIPVARAQEFTTFKDGQTAMSIHVVQGERDLVADSRSLARFELRGIPPMVAGAARIRVTFQVDADGLLSVTAREQSQGVEAMVSVKPSYGLSDDEIARMLADSVAQADTDAKARMLREQQVDARQLVESVQAALAVDGDLLDADERKRVDECLQAAIGAQEAQDVDTVKEAVQALSAATDDFAARRMDRSIRAALAGRKLDEIA from the coding sequence ATGGCCTTATTGCAAATATCCGAGCCCGGTGAGTCGCCCGCGCCGCACCAGCGCAAGCTGGCGGTCGGGATCGATCTGGGCACTACCAATTCGCTAGTCGCGGCAGTGCGCAGCAGCGTCGCCGAAGTGCTGCCCGACGCGCAAGGCCATGCCTTGCTGCCGTCGGCGGTGCGCTATTTCCCCGGCGGCAAGGTCACGACCGGCCGCGAGCCGCTGGCTCAGCAGGCCGAAGATCCGCTGAACACCGTTGTGTCGGTGAAGCGGTTCATGGGCCGCTCGCTGGAAGAGGCCCGCGCCACGCGCGCGCCGTATGAATTCGTGGACGCGCCCGGCATGGTGCGCATCCGCACGGCCCAGGGCGACCTGAGCCCGGTCGAGGTTTCCGCGCAGATCCTGGCGGTGCTGCGCCAGCGCGCGGAAGACGTGTTGGGCGACGACCTGGTGGGCGCCGTCATCACGGTGCCCGCGTATTTCGACGATGCCCAGCGTCAGGCCACGCGCGATGCGGCCCGGCTTGCGGGCCTGAACGTCTTGCGCCTGCTCAATGAACCCACGGCGGCGGCCATCGCCTATGGCCTGGATCATGCCTCGGAAGGCGTGTACGCCGTATACGACCTGGGTGGCGGCACGTTCGATATCTCCATTCTGCGTCTGACCCAGGGCGTGTTCGAAGTGATTTCCACCGGCGGCGATACCGCGCTGGGCGGCGATGATTTCGACGCGCTGATCGTGGATCACGCCGTGGCCGGGCTGGCGGCAGGCGATTTTTCGCCCGCGGACCGGCGGAGCCTGCTGATGGCTGCCCGGGCGGCCCGCGAAGCCTTGTCCGACGCCGACAGCGCCAGCCTGAAGCTCGCGTTGTCCGACGGCCGCGAGGTGGATCTGGTCCTGACCCGCGCTGAATTTGAAACGCTGGCCCAGCCGCTGATCGAACGCACGCTGGACTGCGCGCGCCGCGCCCTGCGCGATGCGTCGCTCAAGCCCGCCGATGTGCGCGGCGTGGTGATGGTGGGCGGCGCGACGCGCATGCCCGTCGTGCGCGCCGCCGTAGGTAAGCTGTTCGGCACTCAGCCATTGACCGATCTGGATCCGGATCAGGTCGTGGCGCTGGGCGCGGCCCTGCAGGCCAATCTGCTGGCGGGCAACCGCGCGCCGGGAGAAGACTGGCTGCTGCTGGATGTGATTCCGTTGTCGCTCGGACTGGAAACGATGGGCGGACTGGTTGAGCGCATCATCCCGCGCAACAGCACCATCCCCGTGGCGCGCGCCCAGGAATTCACGACGTTCAAGGATGGCCAGACGGCCATGAGCATCCATGTGGTGCAGGGCGAACGCGACCTGGTCGCGGATTCGCGGTCGCTGGCACGCTTTGAGCTGCGCGGCATTCCGCCGATGGTGGCGGGCGCCGCCCGCATCCGCGTGACCTTCCAGGTGGATGCGGATGGCTTGCTGAGCGTGACCGCGCGGGAACAAAGCCAGGGCGTCGAGGCCATGGTGTCCGTCAAGCCGTCCTACGGCCTGTCGGACGATGAAATCGCGCGGATGCTGGCTGACAGCGTGGCGCAGGCCGACACCGACGCGAAGGCCCGCATGCTGCGCGAGCAGCAAGTGGATGCGCGTCAGCTGGTGGAGTCCGTGCAGGCTGCCCTGGCGGTCGACGGCGACCTGCTGGACGCCGATGAACGCAAGCGGGTGGACGAGTGCCTGCAGGCCGCCATCGGGGCGCAGGAAGCCCAGGACGTGGACACGGTGAAAGAAGCGGTGCAGGCCTTGTCGGCCGCGACCGACGACTTTGCCGCGCGGCGGATGGATCGCAGTATCCGCGCCGCGCTGGCTGGCCGCAAACTTGACGAGATCGCCTGA
- the fdx gene encoding ISC system 2Fe-2S type ferredoxin, translating into MPKLTVLPHPDYCPEGAVIENAPKGVSICRVLLDNHIDIEHACELSCACTTCHVVVKQGYSSLEDATDDEEDLLDKAWGLTPTSRLSCQAVVTDADLTVEIPKYTINHAKEGH; encoded by the coding sequence ATGCCGAAACTGACTGTATTGCCTCATCCCGATTACTGCCCGGAAGGCGCCGTGATCGAAAACGCGCCCAAGGGCGTGTCGATCTGCCGCGTGCTGCTGGATAACCATATCGATATCGAGCATGCCTGCGAACTGTCGTGCGCATGCACGACCTGTCACGTGGTGGTCAAGCAGGGGTATTCTTCCTTGGAAGACGCCACGGACGATGAAGAAGACCTGCTGGACAAGGCCTGGGGCCTGACCCCGACGTCGCGCCTGTCCTGCCAGGCGGTGGTGACCGATGCCGACCTGACGGTCGAAATCCCCAAGTACACGATCAACCACGCGAAAGAGGGCCATTGA